One window of the Sebastes umbrosus isolate fSebUmb1 chromosome 1, fSebUmb1.pri, whole genome shotgun sequence genome contains the following:
- the LOC119483545 gene encoding protein S100-B-like has translation MEASKKNMSDLESGMVTIIKVFHKYSGHKCNLKKAELKELINNEMSHFIMKIQENEILDELFADLDQNGDLEIDFKEFIALIAMVTSSCHELFLPSHPND, from the exons ATGGAG GCCTCAAAGAAGAATATGTCAGACCTGGAGAGTGGCATGGTCACTATTATCAAAGTTTTCCACAAATACTCGGGTCACAAGTGCAACCTGAAGAAAGCAGAGCTCAAAGAGCTTATCAACAATGAGATGAGTCATTTCATAATG AAAATCCAAGAGAATGAGATTCTGGATGAGCTGTTTGCGGACCTCGACCAGAACGGAGACCTGGAGATTGACTTCAAAGAGTTCATCGCCCTCATCGCCATGGTGACCTCCTCATGCCATGAGCTCTTCCTCCCAAGCCACCCCAATGATTAG
- the LOC119498789 gene encoding peroxisomal succinyl-coenzyme A thioesterase-like, translated as MTMIQQLILKKMIPCVGAHRSLACLHRAVGGVRWKSSFRQPPLLSAAPVRALIDEPISIKGRFLPPQCPVTVCAQMQSDDGDLWEAFAHYNTDADGTVNLTRDHSVGGSYLGCEPMGLFWGLQPAPGSREGLRLRKRNVETPYVVLMSLLEGHVSPSERQSTELAAVTTERWYMAPGVQRTEIRQDGVVGMLFLPPGPGPFPAMLDLYGMGGGLIEYRAALLASRGYASLSLAYLGHKDLPGSQSSINVGDSYFKSAFQLLQEHRQICADRIGIIGLSFGVYLALRIATQDGVKPSCLICINGPTGSTIKLADGEGRTESNYIDENNWMFDDQGNVSFRNVSLPENFPPENNVKIEHIACPLVYIVSEDDLSAASVENANLIEETLRAAGKSHLYTCLSYPGAGHLIEPPYTPNSRESLWRVKPTKLITRWGGHPAPHAAAQEDSWKKILDFMESNLRQ; from the exons ATGACGATGATACAACAGCTTATATTAAAGAAGATGATACCATGTGTCGGTGCACACAGGAGCCTGGCATGTTTGCATCGTGCTGTGG GTGGAGTTCGGTGGAAGAGCAGCTTTAGACAACCGCCCCTACTGTCAGCCGCTCCTGTTCGCGCGCTCATAGATGAACCGATCAGCATTAAAGGGCGGTTCCTGCCCCCACAGTGTCCCGTCACAGTGTGCGCACAAATGCAAAGTGATGATGGTGACCTGTGGGAAGCATTCGCCCATTATAATACAGATGCAGATGGCACCGTCAACT TGACCAGGGATCATTCAGTCGGGGGTTCATATTTGGGCTGTGAGCCGATGGGACTGTTCTGGGGTCTGCAGCCGGCTCCTGGTTCAAGAGAAGGTTTGAG GCTGAGGAAAAGAAACGTAGAGACTCCATACGTAGTGCTCATGTCCTTACTGGAGGGCCACGTTTCACCCAGTGAGAGACAGAGCACCGAGCTGGCTGCAGTAACTACTGAGCGCTGGTACATGGCGCCAGGCGTGCAGAGAACAGAGATTCGCCAGGATGGAGTTGTGGGGATGTTGTTTTTGCCACCTG GCCCAGGCCCATTTCCAGCCATGTTGGACCTGTATGGAATGGGTGGAGGACTGATAGAGTACCGCGCCGCCCTTCTTGCATCCAGAGGCTATGCTAGCTTGTCCCTTGCCTACCTGGGGCACAAAGATTTGCCCGGCTCACAAAGCAGTATCAATGTTGGTGATTCATATTTCAAA TCAGCGTTCCAGCTACTTCAAGAACATCGTCAGATCTGTGCCGACAGAATTGGGATCATAGGTCTCTCCTTTGGAGTCTACCTGGCTCTTCGGATTGCCACGCAGGATGGTGTCAAA CCATCCTGCTTGATTTGTATCAACGGCCCAACAGGAAGTACCATCAAGCTCGCAGATGGAGAGGGCAGGACTGAATCAAATTACAT CGATGAGAATAATTGGATGTTCGATGATCAAGGCAATGTGAGTTTCAGAAATGTCTCCTTGCCTGAAAACTTTCCCCCTGAGAACAATGTGAAG aTAGAGCACATCGCCTGTCCATTAGTGTACATAGTGAGTGAAGATGACCTGAGCGCTGCAAGTGTGGAGAACGCAAACCTG ATTGAGGAGACCCTGAGGGCTGCAGGTAAATCCCACCTCTACACCTGCTTGTCGTACCCCGGTGCTGGTCACCTGATTGAACCGCCCTACACACCAAATTCAAGAGAGTCCCTGTGGAGGGTCAAACCAACAAAAC TGATAACTCGGTGGGGAGGTCACCCTGCACCCCACGCTGCTGCCCAGGAGGATAGCTGGAAGAAGATCCTGGATTTTATGGAAAGTAATCTGAGACAGtga